One Hordeum vulgare subsp. vulgare chromosome 4H, MorexV3_pseudomolecules_assembly, whole genome shotgun sequence DNA window includes the following coding sequences:
- the LOC123448923 gene encoding uncharacterized protein LOC123448923, translating to MKEVLTRDTQLLQSIKSRGRPWRACGAALGGRIWRRQRGWRRERRRRRRKWRGVEKQTSGKSRASPMTQTKPVPIFQELAVARSARTCRISLDPVVTGRHAADLEEKRSEPDGTTCLPRTSWRYQFGSLSYIHPFPDPSSLLSKLCLMDQLGYAEADILPRVASIGNADILPPVAPQNPSLAPLCANRTRGCETFSRCGLERIL from the exons ATGAAGGAAGTGCTCACAAGGGACACTCAACTACTCCAGTCCATCAAATCTCG GGGGCGGCCATGGCGGGCATGCGGCGCTGCGCTCGGGGGCCGCATCTGGCGAAGGCAGCGAGGTTGGAGGCGGGAGCGGAGACGAAGGAGAAGAAAATGGAGAGGTGTGGAGAAGCAGACGAGCGGGAAGAGTCGGGCGTCGCCCATGACGCAGACGAAACCAGTGCCGATCTTCCAGGAGCTTGCGGTGGCGCGGTCCGCGAGGACCTGTCGGATCTCGCTGGACCCGGTGGTAACTGGCCGCCATGCGGCGGATCTGGAAGAAAAGAGGTCGGAGCCGGATGGGACAACGTGTCTACCGCGGACATCATGGCGTTACCAGTTTGGCAGTTTGAGCTATATTCACCCATTCCCAGATCCCTCGTCGCTCCTCTCCAAG TTATGCCTGATGGATCAATTGGGTTATGCTGAAGCTGATATACTTCCCCGAGTTGCTTCAATCGGGAATGCCGATATACTTCCGCCAGTTGCTCCCCAAAACCCATCTCTTGCTCCTCTTTGCGCCAATCGGACAAGAG GTTGCGAGACGTTCTCTCGTTGTGGATTGGAAAGAATACTGTAA
- the LOC123448924 gene encoding uncharacterized protein LOC123448924, which translates to MPMISPLFFPLGQAGKPFNDPPPAVLARGEGGRRRPCSRGVGRPPPAVLAREERGRLHLAAAGRACGGGRRLSPFGRRRARPRGGAITIASRFPTPHKAAVNCSASRTAEQPVFKITVPAYRS; encoded by the exons ATGCCCATGatctcccctctcttcttcccactCGGCCAGGCAGGGAAGCCGTTTAATGATCCGCCGCCGGCCGTGCTCGCGCGGGGGGAGGGAGGCCGCCGCCGGCCGTGCTCGCGCGGGGTAGGGAGGCCGCCGCCGGCCGTGCTCGCGCGGGAGGAGAGAGGCCGCCTCCATCTGGCCGCCGCTGGCCGTGCTTGCGGGGGAGGAAGGAGGTTGTCTCCATTTGGCCGCCGTCGGGCGCGTCCACGCGGAGGAGCTATCACCATCGCCTCTCGTTTCCCCACGCCGCACAAG GCCGCAGTGAATTGCAGCGCCTCAAGAACAGCTGAGCAGCCGGTTTTCAAGATTACTGTGCCAGCGTACCGTTCATGA